The sequence TAAGAACATGGCACTTGGTCTATTTTAACCATATTGTTATAATAGATAAAgatgcataaagatgttttgtgaAAATCGAACCATAGTTTCAAAAGCAGGCAACACTACAAATAAACAGAGAATTTACCAGTTTTAGCCATCTCTTGTAAAGTCTTGTCAGATCTTGCTTTCTCCACTGTTGTAGATCAAGAATATTCATTCCAGACATCCATGTACATTGATTTCCATCAAAACCAGTCACAAAAAATTTTGAGCTATTGAGGTATTTCCTTAAATGATGAAACCTGACTTCACAATCCTCCACTGCACCATTTACCTTTCCTTGCAAATCAATACTCCAAAGAGGTGTTAAATCCCTTTGCACGACTACATCTTCATCCAAAAGAAGTACCTTGTCCAAACTTGGTAAAATTTCAGGAAGCAAAAAATGAGGATGATTGAAGGTAGACAAATAATTAATCTTCCTATTTGAAATAGAGGGATCACTAGTTTTTTGAGGGTAGCTCTCTACTGCAACACGAAACTCCTCTGATGATATAGAAGCCATCATAGAGTTGCTGGAACGGAAAAGGTTTAAATCATCAAGTTTCTGAACATGGACAGTTGCATTGCGATAGGTGTTCTCCAGAAACCAAAACTTCATTGCAATGTAATTCTGTCTATCTGTTATTAAATGAAACACATGCTTCTCTGGTTCCTGCAAAATGTGACAAAAGAAAGTATTAGACATGTACGGTGAGAGCTACAACAAAAATGATCATACCATTTATTGCTCTTATCAATGTTAAGACCATATATAAGAGACTAAAGCTTCACCTTTGCATGAATAATCGTAGAATTAATGACCACGGATGCTGCAAGGATATTGGTAGAATAAATAGCATAatgatagacattcaaatcttgcAAATTCTTGCTCAAAGGTGATTCAACACTGCCTTCATAAGTTCGAAAATATTCTACAGTCAATCTCATTGAGAGGCAATGATGACTTCTAGGCATTGTTTGGACTGCTAGCTGATACAGAAAGACACTTTGTTTTCTGTGAAAGTGAGCTTCATCCTCAGTAAGATCTAGGATTTGTCCTAACTTTTTTACAACATTATTACAATCAAGAGGGTAATTTCTTGCAAGAACAACTTCCATAGTCTTTTTCTTTTTCTGTGCACTGCACAAAGAACCCAACTTCAAATCACAATGGATTCAAATATAAGTAAttctattgaatgttttttttCATGCTTGTAAGGCACTTACCCTTCTGGAAGATCAGCATCTGCAGTTGCCTCACTTAGCATATGTTCAATGCTCTGGATGTGCTGCCTGAGCTCATGTTGGATCTTCTCACGATTGTGATGTTTGCTTATACTTGGATAATAAGCCCTTGCAAGAAACAGTTGATTTTTTAACACTTTAACCAAAGAATCACCCATTTCTTCTCTATGCTCAGTACTCCATTTGCAGTAACTTCCCAGAGCCACTTCACAAGCTTTGTCCGAGTCATCAGAGAACCCATTGCCATTGCTGTTTGTTTTAACATTACTCTCTGCTGAATTTTCACTCTGCTGAATTTTAAACAGTTGAGAGTTTTGGTAAAGTTATGAAAATACTACATACTACCATCTCACATAACATTGTGTAAATTAGAACAGGTCAAAATACAATTCATACAAAAGCTTTTGAGACTAGAGTGTTGCAGACTCTTACCTTACTTTCGATACTGCTGTCTGTAAATGAAGAAGCATCAGATTTCTCTGGCAATCCTGCACTTTTTGCAGAATGCCAACTGAAATTCAGAACATCTGATCCTGTAAAGAAAAATAACTTAACTCaaaatttggtgctttaaaaaatcATGTCAAAGCTCACAGAATCTTACGTGTGTACCTCCTGAGATTGGATGCCTATTCAGCAATTTATCCAGGTTTCCATGAATTGTCCTAGAAAAGTTGTGACCATCTTTAAGGCCAGAATCTTTGACAATTATACCAGCCTTTATCTGGAAACCAAAACTCAAAACCACTAATTACACTACATAAAAATCACAGTCCCAATCATGTAGTAAGTTACTGTATCGCATGAGCAAAATTATAGAATGAATCCACAAAGAATAGCAAATCTGCATAATATGAGCAAAATAAAAGGAGTGTACTGGATTATTAGACCAAGCCACTTTGAGGGAGAAACCTTCAAATGTCTTACAACAAGAACAGAATTTGCAGTATGATGATTTAAAAACTACTCACAACCTCCTATATATGTCATCAAGCAATAGTGATCCTTAATCCCAATGAGGCCAACTACCCCTACAATTATTGAATCAAGGAACTAAAGAATAATTAAGTCAGGGATTATGCATGCCCAAGTCACCCATCACATATCCCAAATACATCCAATAGGTTAAGACCGTAACAAATCAACCATAAAGTATTGAGAGAATCTTAAAATATTTATGCTTACATCAGATGCAGAGAAATTTGGAAACTTTGTTACAGCTCCACCATTGGAAACCTTTAACGGCAATAATTGTGATTCGTTGGGAAGATCACCTTGGTGACTAGGATTATGTCTCTGtaaaacaaacacaacaaaaatccTGCATTAATCATAACTAAgaagaggggcaaaatataaaACAACTAACACACTATGAAAAATATAGAGTAATTCCAGTCAACCCTATGAATGCTTTTCAAAATGACCAAGGCAAAGTTATAGCAGATGCAGGATTAGAGTCCACTTACACACTGCCTGCAATGCATGATAACAAGGTCATAATTTAACATTCCAACAAGCAGTTTGCAAAATAAACCTAAAAATATCAAGATTCAGGCTAGGTGCAATGGCATGACCATTCATACCTCTGCTTCCAGTGAAGAATTGTCATTTTCAAGCACACTACGAAGCCTGGAATCATCTGTCTGGTTATGGATACACAAAGCAAAATGTAAGAATAGCAAGTTCTAAATCTTCAGTGACATCACTACAAAACTTGAATATTCTGGATTCAAAAATAAGAATGCAACGAGTAGAAACCATTCCTCTAATTGGAAATACTTAAAAGTTAAAAGAGATTGAATATAATACATCATTTTGTGTCACCTCTTTTGAAAAAGTATGAAGATTATACAGAGAATTTGACTAGAGaaaagaaaaatgaatcaagaaactTATGGAATTTATTGCAGAAAGAGGTTTAAGAGTTATATGGTTGAATTTTCTATATATCAATGAGATTAAGTAACATTACAATTTAATATGAGATCAGAGAGCCAATAAAGACTAATCCCTAAGTGTGACAAACTGGCAATGTAAGAGATGGTTGAAAAGCAGCATCTTCTTATGCACATTTGGCTTCGGCAGAAGACATGTGAATGGTTTaacaaaatgcaaacaaaaaaatgGCATGCTGTCATGAAAGTAGCATATCAATGGGATAAATTCCTACCCTCTTAAGGAAATAGAATGTTTAGTGGCACTACTAACGAAATTTGGCTAAATGTCACTCAGCATTGTAAATTCTGGCAAATAAACATGATATGAATAAGATCACATGCAAATGGAATGAAATTCAAGGCCTGATTCTCTTTTCAAGGAAACAAGAACAGCTATTTTGTCTAGCATTATAGAGCCGCTACCTTCTGCTAAGAATCATACCATCAAGCTATTTCATGTGAAATGAGGTTCAACTCATGTTAAGGAATATTCCAAACTTATAGAGGCTACAAGTTAGTCTTGGCCAGTGTCCTAGAACAGGCAATACTCACCTATATATTACCTGCAAGGTCACACATACCAACTCTTGTGCAACTTGTAACAGATCTATTTTCCTGGCATAAGCTTGTGTTATAAATTTAATATTGCGAGTGTAAACACATCTATTCAGCCAGCAGAAAGGAAGAAAATAAATGTTGCACAGCTGGCAGCCATGTTGATGGATCATCTGCATTAATATCTGAATTTTAAATAACATACGCTCATTTACATCAAATAGCCTAAATGACACACACAAATCAACAAAAGCGTGAAGATAAAGTAACATGATATCAAAAGgttcaatcttttgtcttatgcAAGGACAACATGAGCTAATATGATGCCTCTGAATACAAATGACCATGCTAAAACAACGATCATCTGGTGTGTAACACGATCAATACACAAGAGGACATTCTGGAAGTGAAAGGGGTCGATGATTTATGACAAAATCAGCCTGATTTCTGTCAGCTTTTTGGTATGGTTGCAAGCTGGAACGGAACCTTCCCATGAAACACATCAACATCATGAGTAACATGTAAGCCTGAATGATATTTGGCATTTGCCAGAGATTAGTGAAAAAATTTTGGCATACTTTCAATACCCTTGGGATACACATACTGCTATCAGACCAAGAATAGGAAAATCTGGAATTCTGAGAATATTACAACTAAAACAAAATTCATATGGGGAAGGTAAAAGATGGTGCACAAATTTATGTTTTTGAATTTCAAGGGCTTAAGTATTGTAATTTATTCGTCACCAATGAAGAGAACTTGCAGGAGGAGAATATTGAGATCAAAGTGGCATAATAGTGTgtcaaaaggagttgtttatggaattttaagttattaaattattattccatgatttaaatagaatttatttagatGTGAAAATCCTGCCTATGGTTTGAACTAATCATTTGCTTGTGAAAAAGGTAGCATATACCATGAGGTATAACAAGCATAATACCAAGTAGTTATATGGTAATGAAGTATATGATAATGGTACATAAAATTCAATGAGAATCCAAACACAAACCTAGATCTAGATGAATGAAGTCAAATTACACAAGCTACAATAAATAATTACAGAAAATGCAAATATTGACAATATTCATATATTGTGGAAGTGAAAAGACAAAAAACAAAAGATTGTACACAAATATATAGGCCTTTGAGATGCATGGATCAAAGAGATCATGTGTTTAACTCTCAATCACTCCCACTCATGAGGAGAGATCACTCAATTTAACTAAAAGGCCAAGAGTTGAATTGCCAGACAGTGGATCGCCCAGCTCAATCTGACAAAGACAAAGATGGTCTTAACTAAATAGAAGTGGAACCTAGCTACTATCAATCAAAGTGCAATGAGGTAGAATTAACACTTTATACCTCAAATCAAGGTGAATACATGTCATTATTCACTACCTAAATGAAGAATTACTTATTTCTAATATCTTAAGTGTTAGACTTCCATGCCTATTCTCTTTAGAGTTGTATTTATAACCCAATGTTAAGAAAATGAAGAGGATTACAGCTTGTGATGTGCATCATAGATTAGTGTAGTGGAGTGCAGAAAAAGTAAATCAAATTATACACTCATATCCATTCATCATATTCACTTAGCATATAGTATTGACCATAATATTTTCTTCATATTACTTTGTAGGCATACAATAATTAGTATCTCACTGTAACTTCATCTCTTATACAATATTCTGTCAATTACATATCAAATTGCTCTCATGTCTCTTCTCCCTATCTTCTCTAGTATTTCTTTTTTCTACTATGTATTCCCTAtattgtctctctatctctcttataCACGCATTACATGTGTACATATTGTTAAGCATAGGGGCATGTCCCTCTTCCTTGGTATGCCTCTTTGGTCTTACTTCAATTCAGTTGTATGTGCCACATTCAATTTGCAGTGACTTTATCTTCAAGTAACCTGCTTAGGGTGTGTTCCTTGTGCTGCTAGCCTTTGGCACTCTTGTGTGTTTTCACAATTGGCCTCCATTAGGCCACCCTTTTGGCTTTTCAACCTAATGGTAGTGCCACAATAATGTACACTGAGTAAACTTATTAATAGGTGCAATATTACACCCCaacaccccccccaccccccagaAGTCAAAAATCTAACAATTTGGACAAAAGTTATGCCTATCTACATGGAAAGTGTTTGAAGAGGCAAAACATGACCAAACTTGGAGGGACTCCTAAACTTGGAAGAGCTGCCAAATTTGGAGGTGACACAATAAATGCTGCCAAATATAGATGTCAGCTTGATAAATTTAGAAGGCCTCCAAATCTACAGAAATTGCCAGACATAGCGGAAGACTAACAAATTTAGTGAACCTATTTAATTTGCCAGAAATGTCGCATTATATATAGCACTTGGGTAAATTGAGCAACAAGCTCAGAAATATCTTAGAAACAGCACAtctttctctccttttctcttttccTGTTTTCCTCTCTCTTTTGGTAAATGCAAAACAACAATGTGCagggtttttataattttttgggaTTGAAAGACCTTGGTGATCCTCCCTTGTAGAGTTTTATTTGTTTATAATGTTCTTTTAACTTTTTTTGCTGTTTTTCATGTGTTTTAATGTTTAGGGTGCCCTAAGGTCTCAGGGACAACTAGGGGTCATCAAAACATCTAGGAAATGCTGGGAAGTCACCAAAAAGACCAAAAGAAGGGAGAATAGACGTCTGGGATGTCACCTAGATCCAGGAGACATGTCCATGTGGAACAATGTTGAAAATATTGTTAGGATTAATTAAAAAGACAACCATATTGATCATGGGGGTATAAtttttaaattagaaatgaaattcaTACTGAATAACTATTATTGTGTATCAGGtgaaaaactaatttttttttttgcaagatgATGAAAAGTATAGTCGAGAGCTCTAACTTTGGACTAATTCAATAAGTACTAAATGCATACAGTATGACACTTAGGGATGCTCGTCTTGTCGATATTGGAGACATTTAATAATAAATCATGTCTAAAAGGTTTAATGATGAATCATGTCTAATACTTTGAGTGTCACTACATATTTATGCTAGATATATTTGTAGGCTTGTGATAGATTGctcaatttaatatttttattaagtaAATAATATCTGGGGTGAGAATAGAATTATATCCACAAAAAGGCAATTGCATATAAGAGGAGCAGAATGTTATATGACAAAATTGCAATGAATAATTTAACTAATATTAATTGGAAGAGAGATTGTAACTGTTATATTAAGTATCTTAAGATTTCTTTCTATATCTAGAATATTAGATTATTTTGTctaaattattataataaaaaatatgtcTAGTTAAGAGAGGTTGTAAAAAACATCTTTTTGAGTCACCTCTTTTGAAAATGTAAAAAGGGTATGTGAATGGACAATGTGTGAGACGGGGCGGAGGTAGCTACTAAAAATCTAAATAGATACCAGAAAAGTAAGACAAAAAATAATGGCATTTATTAGAGAGAAAGCTTTAAGAGTAATATGACCAGAATTTTTATACATATGGTTGTAAATAATGTTATATTTCACATTCCACAT is a genomic window of Cryptomeria japonica chromosome 7, Sugi_1.0, whole genome shotgun sequence containing:
- the LOC131048706 gene encoding probable galacturonosyltransferase 7 isoform X2; the protein is MSLKKGWRRYGVAVVCLVLLSMLVPLVFLLGLYGGFQTSYITDEGPSTVTDDSRLRSVLENDNSSLEAERHNPSHQGDLPNESQLLPLKVSNGGAVTKFPNFSASDIKAGIIVKDSGLKDGHNFSRTIHGNLDKLLNRHPISGGSDVLNFSWHSAKSAGLPEKSDASSFTDSSIESKSENSAESNVKTNSNGNGFSDDSDKACEVALGSYCKWSTEHREEMGDSLVKVLKNQLFLARAYYPSISKHHNREKIQHELRQHIQSIEHMLSEATADADLPEGAQKKKKTMEVVLARNYPLDCNNVVKKLGQILDLTEDEAHFHRKQSVFLYQLAVQTMPRSHHCLSMRLTVEYFRTYEGSVESPLSKNLQDLNVYHYAIYSTNILAASVVINSTIIHAKEPEKHVFHLITDRQNYIAMKFWFLENTYRNATVHVQKLDDLNLFRSSNSMMASISSEEFRVAVESYPQKTSDPSISNRKINYLSTFNHPHFLLPEILPSLDKVLLLDEDVVVQRDLTPLWSIDLQGKVNGAVEDCEVRFHHLRKYLNSSKFFVTGFDGNQCTWMSGMNILDLQQWRKQDLTRLYKRWLKLQNRYKVPWRLGALPASLTTFYNMTYSLDKSWLSVGLGHNFGIDQHDIKKSAILHYNGALKPWLEIGIKRYKPYWAKYLKRDDHFMLDCNVNR
- the LOC131048706 gene encoding probable galacturonosyltransferase 7 isoform X1 produces the protein MSLKKGWRRYGVAVVCLVLLSMLVPLVFLLGLYGGFQTSYITDEGPSTVTDDSRLRSVLENDNSSLEAERHNPSHQGDLPNESQLLPLKVSNGGAVTKFPNFSASDIKAGIIVKDSGLKDGHNFSRTIHGNLDKLLNRHPISGGSDVLNFSWHSAKSAGLPEKSDASSFTDSSIESKQSENSAESNVKTNSNGNGFSDDSDKACEVALGSYCKWSTEHREEMGDSLVKVLKNQLFLARAYYPSISKHHNREKIQHELRQHIQSIEHMLSEATADADLPEGAQKKKKTMEVVLARNYPLDCNNVVKKLGQILDLTEDEAHFHRKQSVFLYQLAVQTMPRSHHCLSMRLTVEYFRTYEGSVESPLSKNLQDLNVYHYAIYSTNILAASVVINSTIIHAKEPEKHVFHLITDRQNYIAMKFWFLENTYRNATVHVQKLDDLNLFRSSNSMMASISSEEFRVAVESYPQKTSDPSISNRKINYLSTFNHPHFLLPEILPSLDKVLLLDEDVVVQRDLTPLWSIDLQGKVNGAVEDCEVRFHHLRKYLNSSKFFVTGFDGNQCTWMSGMNILDLQQWRKQDLTRLYKRWLKLQNRYKVPWRLGALPASLTTFYNMTYSLDKSWLSVGLGHNFGIDQHDIKKSAILHYNGALKPWLEIGIKRYKPYWAKYLKRDDHFMLDCNVNR